One Paraburkholderia sp. HP33-1 genomic region harbors:
- a CDS encoding ABC transporter ATP-binding protein gives MTLRDDVVVPALECRGLSKRYGTGRIVLAQLDFTLAAGEFVAIMGDSGVGKSTLLNLIAGLDRADSGSVLIDGRAVEQLDDNAATRLRRQKLGFVFQAFHVLPHLTLAQNVALPLLLNDLPTAAALDMLAAVGLGGRGDDFPRELSGGELQRVAIARALAHRPTLLLADEPTGNLDPTTAHDVLGLFRAQCKANGAATIMVTHSEAAAAVADRVLILSDGGLHAARDKTANVAHAAARSTDDGR, from the coding sequence ATGACGCTTCGTGACGACGTCGTCGTACCCGCACTCGAATGCCGCGGCCTCAGCAAACGGTACGGCACCGGTCGCATCGTGCTTGCGCAGCTCGACTTCACGCTCGCCGCGGGCGAGTTCGTCGCGATCATGGGCGACTCGGGCGTCGGCAAGTCGACGCTGCTCAATCTGATCGCTGGACTCGACCGCGCCGATAGCGGCAGCGTGCTGATCGACGGACGCGCCGTCGAGCAACTCGACGATAACGCCGCGACGCGTCTGCGCCGCCAGAAGCTCGGCTTCGTGTTCCAGGCGTTTCACGTGCTGCCGCATCTGACGCTTGCGCAGAACGTCGCGCTGCCGCTGCTGCTCAACGATCTGCCGACTGCGGCCGCTCTCGACATGCTCGCGGCGGTCGGCCTCGGCGGACGCGGCGACGACTTTCCGCGCGAGCTCTCCGGCGGCGAGTTGCAGCGCGTCGCGATCGCGCGTGCGCTCGCGCATCGCCCGACGCTGCTTCTCGCCGATGAACCGACCGGCAACCTCGACCCCACGACCGCGCACGACGTGCTCGGCCTGTTCCGCGCGCAATGCAAGGCGAACGGTGCGGCGACGATCATGGTCACGCATTCGGAGGCCGCGGCCGCCGTGGCCGACCGCGTGTTGATCCTGAGCGACGGTGGACTGCATGCCGCGCGCGACAAAACCGCGAACGTCGCGCATGCCGCGGCCCGCTCGACCGACGATGGCCGCTGA
- a CDS encoding FtsX-like permease family protein, which translates to MAAELHPLPRAPGYRVLSRWLLAAEWRNHRGRALVAIATIALGVALGYAVQLINNAAFNEFSAAARSLSGEADLQVRGAQPFVGESLYPRLANEPGVALASPVLAFDVAVQGHHGALPVIGIDIFRASRITPDLIGVPSSDRPFDTLASDAVFLSTAAQQWLNVKAGDDLTLRSGTSDLHLRIAGGLVRTRPGQRLAVMDIAAAQWKFGNVGKLSRVDVQLERGVDRQRFKRDLQQRLGNAWVVAETRDTESRTDRLSRAYRINMNVLALVALFTGAFLVFSTQALGVVRRRSQFAMLRVLGLTRAQLLRQILLEGALLGLLGSLCGLALGYAMASGALRFFGSDLGGGYFPGVQPRVGFEPLASAVFLALGIAVSVLGSVAPAIDAARARPAAALKAGAEEGALARLATPWPAFGCLLAAVALTRVPPWFDTPIAGYLAVALLLVGGIALMPRVTALIFGAASRARGRRRRAGATGTLAIARLANAPGQASIAMGGVLSSFALIVAMAIMVASFRVSVDDWITHLLSADLYVRVASGGSSADSGGLRPLEQTRIAAVPGIRNAAFSRITRLTLDPARPDVALLAREIDAADPGANLQMTGTVLPPSALRAGDIPIWVSEAMVDLYGYRLGQRVRLPLGEPGQTFAVAGVWRDYARQSGAIQIPLADYRRLTGDSTATDVAVTVERGVSVERVVEKLRALPFGASLELSQPGEIRARTLVIFDRSFAVTYLLEAVAIVIGLFGVAATFSAQTLARAREFGMLRHVGVTRAQVLAILASEGGLLTACGIALGFALGFAISLILVFVVNPQSFHWSMSLHVPWFALGAVASVMLVLSCSTAVIAGRGAVSVDAVRAVKEDW; encoded by the coding sequence ATGGCCGCTGAACTTCACCCACTGCCGCGCGCGCCGGGATATCGCGTTCTCTCGCGCTGGCTGTTGGCCGCGGAATGGCGCAACCATCGCGGACGCGCACTCGTCGCAATCGCGACGATCGCGCTAGGCGTCGCGCTCGGCTACGCGGTGCAATTGATCAACAACGCGGCCTTCAACGAATTTTCGGCCGCCGCGCGCAGTCTGTCCGGTGAAGCCGATCTACAGGTGCGCGGCGCGCAGCCTTTCGTCGGCGAGTCCCTTTATCCGCGACTGGCCAACGAGCCGGGGGTGGCGCTGGCGAGTCCCGTGCTCGCGTTCGACGTCGCGGTGCAGGGCCACCACGGCGCACTGCCTGTCATCGGCATCGACATCTTCAGGGCGAGCCGGATCACGCCCGATCTGATCGGCGTGCCATCGTCGGACAGGCCGTTCGACACGCTCGCCTCCGATGCGGTATTTCTCTCGACGGCCGCGCAGCAATGGCTGAACGTCAAGGCCGGCGATGACTTGACGTTGCGCAGCGGCACGTCGGATCTGCATCTGCGCATCGCGGGGGGGCTCGTGCGCACGCGGCCGGGTCAACGGCTCGCGGTGATGGACATCGCCGCCGCGCAATGGAAGTTCGGCAACGTGGGCAAGCTGTCGCGCGTCGACGTGCAACTGGAACGCGGCGTCGATCGGCAACGCTTCAAACGGGATCTGCAACAGCGGCTCGGCAACGCATGGGTGGTCGCCGAGACGCGCGACACCGAAAGCCGCACTGATCGTCTGTCGCGCGCTTATCGGATCAACATGAACGTGCTCGCGCTGGTCGCGCTGTTCACGGGCGCGTTCCTCGTGTTTTCGACGCAGGCGCTCGGCGTCGTGCGACGCCGCTCGCAATTCGCGATGCTGCGCGTGCTCGGACTCACGCGAGCTCAGCTATTGCGGCAGATCCTGCTCGAAGGCGCGCTGCTCGGGCTGCTCGGTTCGTTGTGCGGACTTGCGCTCGGCTACGCGATGGCGAGCGGCGCGCTGCGCTTCTTCGGCAGCGATCTCGGCGGTGGCTATTTTCCGGGCGTGCAACCGCGAGTCGGTTTCGAGCCGCTCGCGAGCGCGGTGTTTCTCGCGCTCGGGATCGCGGTGTCTGTGTTGGGCAGCGTCGCGCCCGCCATCGATGCGGCGCGTGCACGGCCTGCCGCGGCACTCAAGGCCGGCGCCGAGGAAGGCGCGTTGGCGCGGCTCGCGACTCCGTGGCCCGCGTTCGGCTGTTTGCTGGCGGCCGTCGCGCTGACGCGCGTGCCGCCGTGGTTCGATACGCCGATCGCCGGCTACCTAGCGGTTGCATTGTTGCTCGTCGGCGGCATCGCGCTGATGCCGCGCGTAACCGCGCTGATATTCGGCGCGGCGAGCCGCGCGCGCGGCAGGCGACGCCGCGCGGGCGCGACGGGCACGCTCGCGATCGCGCGTCTCGCGAATGCGCCGGGGCAGGCGTCGATCGCGATGGGCGGCGTGCTGTCGAGCTTCGCGCTGATCGTCGCGATGGCGATCATGGTGGCCAGTTTCCGCGTATCCGTCGACGACTGGATCACGCATCTGCTGTCCGCCGATCTTTACGTGCGCGTCGCGTCGGGCGGCAGTAGCGCCGACAGTGGCGGCTTGCGGCCCCTCGAACAGACGCGGATCGCGGCGGTGCCCGGCATCCGCAACGCCGCGTTCTCGCGTATCACCCGTCTGACGCTCGATCCCGCGCGCCCGGACGTCGCGCTGCTCGCGCGCGAAATCGACGCGGCCGATCCGGGCGCGAACCTGCAGATGACCGGCACGGTGCTGCCACCGTCCGCACTTCGTGCCGGCGACATACCTATTTGGGTATCCGAAGCAATGGTCGACCTGTATGGATATCGGTTGGGCCAGCGTGTGCGATTGCCGCTTGGCGAGCCCGGCCAAACGTTCGCTGTAGCCGGCGTGTGGCGCGATTACGCACGGCAAAGCGGCGCGATCCAGATACCGCTCGCCGATTATCGTCGGCTGACCGGCGATTCCACCGCAACCGATGTCGCCGTGACGGTCGAGCGGGGCGTGAGTGTCGAGCGCGTTGTCGAGAAATTAAGGGCGTTGCCGTTCGGCGCGTCGCTCGAGTTGTCGCAACCGGGTGAGATCCGTGCGCGCACGCTGGTGATTTTCGACCGCAGTTTCGCGGTCACGTATCTGCTCGAGGCGGTGGCGATCGTGATTGGATTGTTCGGCGTCGCCGCGACGTTTTCCGCCCAGACGCTCGCACGCGCCCGCGAGTTTGGGATGTTGCGCCACGTCGGCGTGACGCGCGCGCAGGTTCTAGCTATCCTCGCATCGGAGGGCGGCCTGCTCACCGCATGCGGCATTGCGCTCGGATTCGCGCTTGGTTTCGCGATCAGCTTGATTCTCGTGTTCGTCGTCAATCCGCAGTCGTTTCACTGGAGCATGTCGTTGCATGTGCCGTGGTTCGCGCTAGGCGCAGTCGCGTCGGTGATGCTGGTGCTGTCGTGCTCGACGGCGGTGATCGCGGGACGCGGCGCGGTATCCGTGGATGCGGTGCGCGCGGTGAAGGAGGACTGGTGA
- a CDS encoding ATP-binding protein — protein sequence MNGATRGTDDLKGAGVASGARPVFPFAALIGQASLQQALLLAAIDPGLGGVLISGPRGTAKSTAARALAELLPEGQLVNLPLGASEDRLIGTLDIETVLRDGSVRFSPGLLARAHRGVLYVDEVNLLPDALVDALLDAAASGVNTVERDGVSHSHDASFVLIGTMNPEEGELRPQLIDRFGLMVELQNAFEPQVRQAIVKARLAFDHDPTGFRAAHAEQQASYVRRIRAARAALPLLSFDDAVHARVSALCIDAAVDGLRADLVMLRAARALAAFEQEDAVTVRHVERVADAVLLHRRRQHDAQRSDQGQHQGGTRPHDDAGSASGDQAASTTSSSDTDWGYMPPEPAAAVPVKGVIPLDAKKR from the coding sequence ATGAATGGAGCGACGCGAGGAACGGACGACTTGAAGGGCGCAGGTGTTGCATCGGGCGCGCGACCGGTTTTTCCGTTTGCCGCGCTGATCGGCCAGGCTTCGTTGCAGCAGGCACTGTTGCTCGCGGCGATCGATCCCGGCCTCGGCGGCGTACTGATTAGCGGGCCGCGCGGTACGGCAAAGTCGACCGCCGCGCGCGCGCTTGCCGAGCTGCTGCCGGAAGGGCAGCTCGTGAATCTGCCGCTTGGCGCGAGCGAAGATCGCCTGATCGGCACGCTCGATATCGAAACCGTGTTGCGCGACGGCTCCGTGCGCTTCTCGCCCGGGTTGCTCGCGAGGGCCCATCGCGGTGTGCTGTACGTCGACGAAGTCAATCTGCTTCCCGATGCGCTCGTCGACGCATTGCTCGATGCGGCGGCGAGCGGCGTGAATACCGTCGAACGCGATGGCGTGTCGCATAGTCACGACGCGAGCTTCGTGCTGATCGGCACGATGAATCCCGAAGAGGGCGAGTTGCGGCCGCAGCTGATCGACCGCTTCGGTCTGATGGTCGAGTTGCAGAACGCGTTCGAGCCGCAGGTGCGGCAGGCGATCGTCAAGGCGCGGCTCGCGTTCGATCATGATCCCACCGGATTTCGTGCCGCTCATGCGGAGCAGCAGGCTTCATACGTGCGGCGAATTCGCGCGGCACGCGCCGCGCTGCCGTTGCTGTCGTTCGACGATGCCGTCCACGCGCGCGTGAGCGCGCTTTGCATCGACGCGGCCGTCGACGGTCTGCGCGCCGATCTCGTGATGCTGCGCGCGGCGCGCGCGCTGGCCGCATTCGAACAGGAGGATGCGGTGACGGTGCGGCATGTGGAGCGCGTTGCCGATGCGGTGCTGCTTCATCGGCGGCGTCAGCATGATGCGCAACGCTCGGATCAGGGGCAGCACCAGGGCGGAACGCGGCCGCATGACGACGCTGGCAGCGCGTCCGGCGATCAGGCGGCTTCTACGACGTCTTCCAGCGACACCGACTGGGGCTATATGCCGCCCGAGCCGGCGGCGGCAGTGCCCGTCAAAGGCGTGATTCCGCTCGACGCAAAAAAACGCTGA
- a CDS encoding lipocalin-like domain-containing protein: protein MAPSFAASSEFSASTPAAFAAVTPDHPISFPHDSGAHPAFRTEWWYATGWLTTPENQSLGFQITFFRSATGHDAADPSAFAPSQLIIAHAALSDPAIGHLVHDQRIAREGFSLAYARPATTDVKLDAWKMIRAADGHYDVTADASGFSLHLKLTPTQPPLIQGERGYSSKGPRPEQASYYYSEPQLRVTGTVVRPATGGNDSTRTTTVTGTAWLDHEWSSSLLDANAVGWDWLGANLTDGSALMAFKIRSRDGRAIWAHATLRQPDGQVTNFGPAEVAFTPRRVWRSPRTSASYPVSMTVRTGSQTWQLDPLMEDQELDSRQSTGAVYWEGAVRVSRQNTDVGRAYLELTGYANALRIGK from the coding sequence GTGGCGCCCTCGTTTGCGGCCAGTAGCGAGTTCTCTGCGTCCACCCCGGCCGCCTTCGCGGCAGTGACGCCCGACCATCCGATCTCATTTCCGCATGACAGTGGTGCTCACCCGGCTTTCCGCACCGAATGGTGGTACGCGACGGGTTGGCTCACGACACCCGAGAACCAATCTCTCGGATTCCAGATCACCTTCTTCCGTTCTGCGACCGGTCACGACGCCGCCGATCCGAGCGCTTTTGCACCGTCACAACTGATCATCGCGCACGCGGCGTTGAGCGACCCGGCGATCGGCCACCTCGTTCACGATCAGCGCATCGCTCGCGAAGGTTTCTCGCTCGCCTATGCGAGGCCCGCCACCACCGACGTCAAACTCGACGCATGGAAAATGATTCGCGCCGCGGACGGCCACTACGACGTCACCGCCGACGCAAGCGGATTCTCGCTACATCTGAAACTGACGCCAACGCAACCCCCGCTGATTCAGGGCGAGCGCGGTTACTCGAGCAAAGGACCGCGGCCCGAACAGGCCAGCTATTACTACAGCGAACCGCAGCTCCGCGTGACGGGCACGGTGGTACGTCCTGCCACGGGTGGAAACGACTCGACGCGCACGACAACGGTGACGGGCACCGCGTGGCTGGATCACGAATGGTCGAGCAGTTTGCTCGACGCCAATGCGGTCGGATGGGATTGGCTCGGCGCCAATCTGACGGACGGCTCGGCGCTGATGGCATTCAAGATCCGTAGCCGCGACGGACGTGCAATATGGGCCCACGCGACGCTTCGCCAACCCGATGGACAGGTAACGAACTTCGGCCCTGCTGAAGTCGCCTTCACACCACGTCGCGTGTGGCGCTCGCCGCGTACGAGTGCTTCGTATCCGGTGTCGATGACGGTTAGAACGGGCTCGCAGACGTGGCAACTCGATCCGCTGATGGAAGATCAGGAACTCGATTCACGACAGTCGACTGGTGCGGTGTATTGGGAAGGAGCGGTGCGGGTGAGTCGACAGAATACGGATGTAGGGCGCGCCTATCTGGAACTGACGGGCTACGCGAATGCGCTGCGGATTGGAAAGTAA
- a CDS encoding flagellar brake protein produces METPVDAHVEETPLAAASPALELDTVPVGTPLPWPIVAADGTLLFASAAILATTEERAFLFQHFHPQRGDLFALDAQQPPAPAAQPEHADELTLSDMHLDIGALIGMRSQLGSGAPMLPCRIIGFAPNHALFVTPPTQQGRPLPLTLGENVEIVAIASQAVFRFVCTVEAVCRLPFDYVVLSRPGAIRRLRERKSIRVHAHLPVRFGIGEAGDTYEGLGLAKGISSLGMSLSASWTLGEVGERLRIAFRLRSAEYDTEIKTTAVIRNVQKGKTPGEPSMHGLELDQLDAAQQMAMKVFVFDRQENVQYWSNDLK; encoded by the coding sequence ATGGAGACTCCCGTCGACGCACATGTCGAGGAAACCCCGCTCGCCGCTGCATCGCCGGCGCTCGAGCTTGATACGGTGCCGGTAGGCACGCCGCTCCCGTGGCCGATCGTCGCGGCCGACGGCACGCTGCTCTTCGCAAGCGCGGCGATCCTCGCGACCACCGAGGAGCGCGCGTTCCTGTTCCAACACTTCCACCCCCAACGAGGCGACCTGTTCGCGCTCGACGCACAACAACCGCCGGCGCCCGCGGCACAGCCTGAACACGCCGATGAGCTGACGCTCAGCGACATGCACCTCGATATCGGCGCATTGATCGGCATGCGCTCGCAGCTCGGCAGCGGCGCGCCGATGCTCCCGTGCCGCATCATCGGCTTCGCGCCGAATCATGCGCTGTTCGTCACGCCGCCGACGCAGCAAGGCCGGCCGCTGCCGCTCACGCTCGGCGAAAACGTCGAAATTGTCGCGATCGCGAGCCAGGCCGTGTTCCGTTTCGTCTGCACGGTCGAGGCGGTCTGCCGCCTGCCGTTCGACTATGTGGTGTTGTCGAGGCCAGGCGCGATTCGCCGGCTGCGCGAGCGCAAATCGATCCGCGTCCACGCGCACCTGCCTGTGCGGTTTGGCATCGGCGAGGCCGGCGACACGTACGAGGGCCTTGGACTTGCCAAGGGCATCAGCTCGCTCGGCATGTCGTTGAGTGCGTCATGGACACTCGGCGAGGTGGGCGAGCGGCTGCGCATCGCGTTTCGGTTGAGGTCAGCCGAATACGATACGGAGATCAAGACGACGGCCGTGATCCGCAACGTTCAGAAAGGCAAAACGCCTGGTGAGCCAAGCATGCATGGACTCGAACTGGATCAGCTCGATGCCGCCCAACAGATGGCGATGAAAGTGTTCGTGTTCGATCGCCAGGAAAATGTGCAGTACTGGTCCAATGATCTGAAATGA
- a CDS encoding vWA domain-containing protein, which yields MGTGSRDTARDEPGRRIAWPPTLAAMRERTLRREHLRFVRETPRGGVLHCFVLDCSGSMLAGHRLALAKGLLIALFDRASAMRAEAALICFGGAGADVRFGPAVPRWWNERWLAPVGGGGGSPLASGVRSAAQLLGRSARRRPAQQRWLWILTDGRTRDEPARPADADEIVFVDFERDAIRLGRCEVLASAWGARRLTPEELIG from the coding sequence GTGGGCACGGGTTCGCGCGACACGGCGCGTGACGAACCGGGCAGGCGCATTGCATGGCCACCGACGCTCGCTGCGATGCGCGAGCGCACGCTGCGTCGAGAGCATCTGCGCTTCGTTCGTGAAACGCCGCGCGGCGGTGTGCTGCATTGTTTTGTGCTCGATTGCTCCGGGTCGATGCTGGCGGGCCACCGCCTCGCGCTCGCGAAGGGTCTGCTGATTGCATTGTTCGACCGGGCGAGCGCGATGCGCGCCGAGGCCGCGTTGATCTGCTTCGGCGGTGCGGGCGCGGACGTACGCTTTGGCCCCGCGGTGCCGCGCTGGTGGAACGAGCGATGGCTCGCGCCAGTGGGCGGAGGCGGCGGCTCGCCGCTCGCGTCAGGTGTGCGCAGCGCCGCGCAACTGCTCGGGCGCAGCGCGCGGCGGCGGCCGGCCCAGCAGCGCTGGCTATGGATCCTGACCGACGGCCGCACGCGCGACGAACCCGCGCGTCCGGCCGATGCCGATGAAATCGTATTTGTCGATTTTGAGCGCGATGCGATACGGCTCGGCCGTTGTGAAGTGCTCGCTAGTGCGTGGGGGGCGCGGCGGTTGACGCCGGAAGAGTTGATCGGCTGA
- the cobN gene encoding cobaltochelatase subunit CobN, with amino-acid sequence MHLLRTTPGGFVDDTQGVIRIDQQPADIVVLSSADTTLSLLASVVPRLGDGFPSVRLANVTYLRQPASVDFYIDDVLQHARVVVVDHLGGETYWPYGIEQVVALAQRKQQTLAMFSGDLQEDPNLLARSTASAELCQQLWRYLREGGAQNAEAFLRCIAYRAFDWGREPEPPRALPAASLYHPERDTPTVADWQARWRQDAPVVAILFYKAHLQAANTAVFDALIDALETQGLNPLPLAITSLKDAMSRDVVQSLCAQHGVALVLNTTAFAASAIDDPEPLALAGDAPVFQVILSGGNREDWLKDNHGLNSRDIAMHIALPEVDGRIITRAISFKGLAYRCAHTQVDVVRYQPDLERVRFLAELSRRWCRLRSLDNADKKVALILANYPMSEGRIGNGVGLDTPASVVGILSMLRDEGYRIGELPENGDALLSRLTEGVTNDPVVRDLRPALQSLALDDYLAPFNALPASVRDTLNARWGRPEQDPTLRRGRFMIAGWRCGQVFVGIQPSRSREQGDYASYHDAELVPPHAYLAFYFWLRHQFGIDAIVHVGKHGNLEWLPGKSVALSDACWPDLILGPMPHLYPFIVNDPGEGSQAKRRAQAVIVDHLMPPLTRAENYGPLQDLERQVDEYYEALMVDPRRAKLLRRTILTTIVEHRLHEELSLAAPSGQDDEDALLTRVDAWLCELKEAQIRDGLHTFGQSPRGVQRRDTLLALGRFPIGDGQGRRAGLIDALTRDLRMDHLFDPLTVDWAAAWDGPRPDVLQRVSDVPWRHYGDTRERLELLAAGLLRGVCGVDLDDADRSPGVAVAVADESLPQTQQVIARLRDDVLPRLDACGPQEMTQLKRGLEGRFVPPGPSGSPSRGRPDVLPTGRNFYSVDTRAVPTQAAWALGLKSAQQLIERHLQEHGDYPRAIGLSVWGTATMRTGGDDIAQALALLGVRPKWAPGSHRVTDFEIMPIDAFDRPRIDVTLRVSGFFRDAFANVMHLFDAAVQAVAELDEPPELNPIRVRVQRERDALIARGMDPAEARKRAGWRVFSARPGAYGAGLQEMIDSRQWQTDADLANAYQAWGGYAYAQKSAGEEAHHAFGARLAAMDVVLQNQDNREHDVLDSNDYYQFQGGMVAAVRHLAGEQPRVYHADHSNPAAPRVRTLQEEIARVIRSRVVNPKWLDGVKRHGYKGAAEIAATVDYLYGYDATARVIADHQYALVADAYLNDADTRAFMQRHNPHALHSVCERLLEAMQRGLWQQPGDYREQVETHLLASEQQIEGKQT; translated from the coding sequence ATGCATCTGCTGCGCACGACGCCGGGCGGCTTCGTCGACGATACACAGGGCGTGATCCGCATCGATCAGCAGCCCGCCGATATCGTCGTGCTCAGTTCCGCCGACACCACGCTGTCGCTGCTTGCGAGCGTGGTGCCGCGTCTCGGCGACGGCTTCCCGAGCGTGCGGCTCGCGAACGTCACGTATCTGCGTCAACCGGCCTCGGTTGATTTCTATATCGACGACGTGTTGCAGCACGCGCGCGTCGTCGTGGTCGATCATCTTGGCGGCGAAACCTATTGGCCGTACGGCATCGAGCAGGTGGTCGCGCTCGCGCAGCGCAAACAGCAGACACTCGCGATGTTTTCCGGCGACCTGCAGGAAGACCCGAACCTGCTTGCGCGCAGCACCGCGAGCGCCGAGCTATGCCAGCAGCTGTGGCGCTATCTGCGCGAAGGCGGAGCGCAGAACGCCGAGGCGTTCTTGCGCTGCATCGCGTATCGCGCGTTCGACTGGGGACGCGAGCCCGAGCCGCCGCGCGCGTTGCCGGCCGCTTCGCTGTATCACCCCGAGCGCGATACGCCCACCGTCGCCGACTGGCAGGCGCGCTGGCGGCAGGACGCGCCGGTCGTCGCGATCCTGTTCTACAAGGCGCATCTGCAGGCCGCCAATACCGCGGTCTTCGATGCGTTGATCGACGCGCTCGAAACACAAGGGCTCAACCCGCTGCCGCTTGCGATCACGTCGTTGAAGGACGCAATGAGCCGCGACGTCGTACAGTCGCTGTGCGCGCAGCATGGTGTCGCGCTCGTGCTGAACACGACCGCGTTCGCCGCGTCCGCGATCGACGACCCCGAGCCGCTCGCGCTCGCCGGCGACGCGCCGGTGTTTCAGGTGATCCTGAGCGGCGGCAATCGCGAAGATTGGCTCAAGGACAACCATGGTCTCAATTCGCGCGACATTGCCATGCATATCGCGCTGCCCGAAGTGGACGGCCGCATCATCACGCGCGCGATCAGCTTCAAGGGGCTCGCGTATCGCTGTGCGCATACCCAGGTCGACGTGGTCCGCTATCAGCCCGACCTCGAACGGGTGCGTTTTCTCGCCGAGCTGAGCCGCCGCTGGTGCCGTCTGCGTTCGCTCGATAACGCCGACAAGAAAGTCGCACTGATCCTCGCGAACTACCCGATGAGCGAAGGGCGCATCGGCAACGGCGTGGGGCTCGATACGCCGGCGTCGGTGGTCGGCATTCTGTCGATGCTGCGCGATGAAGGCTACCGGATCGGCGAATTGCCCGAAAACGGCGATGCGTTGTTGAGCAGGCTGACCGAGGGCGTGACCAACGATCCCGTGGTGCGCGATCTGCGTCCAGCCCTGCAAAGCCTCGCGCTCGACGACTATCTCGCGCCTTTCAACGCCTTGCCGGCGAGCGTGCGCGACACGTTGAACGCGCGCTGGGGCAGGCCCGAACAGGACCCGACGCTGCGGCGCGGCCGCTTCATGATCGCCGGCTGGCGCTGCGGGCAGGTGTTTGTCGGCATTCAGCCTTCGCGCTCGCGCGAGCAAGGCGACTACGCGAGCTATCACGACGCGGAGCTCGTGCCGCCGCATGCGTATCTCGCGTTCTATTTTTGGCTGCGCCATCAGTTCGGCATCGACGCGATCGTGCATGTCGGCAAGCACGGCAATCTCGAATGGCTGCCCGGAAAAAGCGTCGCGTTGAGCGACGCGTGCTGGCCCGATCTGATTCTCGGGCCGATGCCGCATCTGTATCCGTTCATCGTCAACGATCCGGGCGAGGGCAGCCAGGCGAAGCGGCGCGCGCAGGCGGTGATCGTCGATCATCTGATGCCGCCGCTCACACGCGCCGAAAACTATGGGCCGTTGCAGGATCTCGAACGCCAGGTCGACGAATACTACGAAGCATTGATGGTCGATCCGCGTCGTGCGAAGCTGCTGCGCCGCACGATTCTGACGACGATCGTCGAGCATCGGCTGCACGAAGAGCTGAGTCTCGCGGCGCCGAGCGGACAGGACGACGAAGACGCGCTGCTTACACGTGTCGATGCATGGCTGTGCGAGCTGAAGGAAGCGCAGATTCGCGATGGCCTGCATACGTTTGGGCAGTCGCCGCGCGGCGTGCAGCGGCGCGATACGCTGCTCGCGCTCGGGCGCTTTCCGATCGGCGATGGTCAGGGCCGCCGGGCGGGACTGATCGACGCGCTGACGCGCGATCTGCGCATGGATCATCTGTTCGATCCGTTGACCGTCGACTGGGCGGCCGCGTGGGACGGCCCGCGTCCCGACGTATTGCAGCGGGTCAGCGATGTGCCGTGGCGCCATTACGGCGATACGCGCGAGCGTTTGGAGTTGCTCGCGGCCGGGTTGTTGCGTGGCGTGTGCGGTGTCGATCTCGATGATGCGGATCGTTCGCCAGGCGTAGCGGTAGCCGTAGCCGACGAAAGTCTGCCGCAGACGCAACAGGTGATCGCGCGCCTGCGCGACGACGTGCTGCCGCGTCTCGACGCATGCGGCCCGCAGGAAATGACGCAACTGAAGCGCGGCCTCGAAGGACGTTTCGTGCCGCCAGGTCCGAGCGGTTCGCCGTCGCGCGGACGGCCCGACGTGTTGCCCACCGGCCGCAATTTCTATTCGGTCGACACGCGCGCGGTGCCGACGCAAGCCGCGTGGGCACTCGGCTTGAAGTCAGCGCAGCAGCTGATCGAGCGGCATCTGCAGGAGCACGGCGATTATCCGCGCGCGATCGGCCTGTCGGTCTGGGGCACCGCGACGATGCGCACCGGCGGCGACGATATCGCGCAGGCGCTCGCGTTGCTCGGCGTGCGTCCGAAATGGGCGCCGGGCAGCCATCGCGTGACGGACTTCGAGATCATGCCGATCGACGCGTTCGATCGGCCGCGTATCGACGTGACGTTGCGCGTATCCGGTTTTTTCCGCGATGCGTTCGCGAACGTGATGCATCTGTTCGATGCGGCCGTGCAAGCGGTTGCCGAACTCGACGAACCGCCGGAGCTGAATCCGATTCGTGTGCGCGTGCAGCGTGAACGCGATGCGTTGATTGCGCGCGGCATGGACCCGGCCGAAGCACGAAAGCGCGCCGGCTGGCGCGTGTTCAGCGCGCGGCCCGGCGCGTATGGCGCGGGTCTGCAGGAGATGATCGACTCGCGCCAATGGCAGACCGACGCCGATCTCGCGAACGCGTATCAGGCCTGGGGCGGATACGCGTACGCGCAGAAGAGCGCGGGTGAGGAGGCGCACCATGCGTTTGGCGCACGGCTCGCCGCAATGGACGTCGTGCTGCAGAACCAGGACAACCGCGAGCACGATGTGCTCGATTCGAACGACTACTACCAGTTCCAGGGCGGCATGGTCGCGGCCGTAAGGCATCTGGCCGGCGAGCAGCCGCGTGTCTATCACGCCGATCACAGCAATCCGGCCGCGCCACGCGTGCGAACGTTGCAGGAGGAGATCGCGCGCGTGATCCGCTCGCGCGTGGTCAATCCGAAATGGCTCGATGGCGTGAAGCGGCACGGCTACAAGGGCGCGGCCGAGATCGCCGCGACGGTCGACTATCTGTACGGCTACGACGCGACCGCGCGCGTGATCGCGGATCATCAATACGCGCTCGTTGCCGATGCTTATTTGAACGACGCCGATACCCGCGCGTTCATGCAGCGGCACAACCCCCATGCGCTGCATTCGGTCTGCGAGCGTTTGCTCGAAGCGATGCAGCGGGGTTTGTGGCAGCAACCGGGCGACTATCGCGAGCAGGTTGAAACGCATCTGCTCGCGAGCGAACAGCAGATCGAAGGAAAGCAAACATGA